The Candoia aspera isolate rCanAsp1 chromosome 6, rCanAsp1.hap2, whole genome shotgun sequence genome has a segment encoding these proteins:
- the LOC134499788 gene encoding phospholipid scramblase 1-like isoform X5: MPTWIRIFKSVISGYETCNRYEIKNSVGEWIYFAAEENDDYTLNCYGPLRSFTIKLFDSKNQPVIQLSRAFHCSICCCPCICCLQELEVQAPLGTVIGYINQTWHPCLPKFVIQNEARESVLKLHGPCVPCRIYEDIHFEVKSLDEKTTVGKISKKWTGIAREVATDASSFLIQFPMDLEIKMKALVLGACFLLDFMFFERGISRRENRT; this comes from the exons ATGCCCACCTGGATTAGAATATTTAAGTCAg tGATAAGTGGCTATGAAACTTGTAACAGATATGAAATTAAAAACTCTGTGGGTGAGTGGATATACTTTGCAGCTGAAGAGAATGATGACTACACTCTGAACTGTTACGGGCCTTTGAGATCGTTTACCATAAAACTCTTTGACAGTAAAAACCAACCAGTCATACAATTGTCAAGGGCTTTCCATTGCTCCATTTGCTGCTGTCCCTGTATCTGCTGCCTGCAAGAG CTTGAGGTTCAAGCACCACTAGGCACAGTCATTGGATATATTAACCAGACGTGGCACCCCTGCCTGCCCAAATTTGTTATCCAGAATGAGGCCAGAGAAAGCGTTTTGAAGCTGCATGGACCTTGTGTGCCATGCCGTATTTATGAGGATATTCATTTTGAG GTGAAGTCTTTAGATGAAAAAACAACAGTTGGAAAAATCTCTAAGAAATGGACAGGAATAGCAAGGGAAGTTGCAACAGATGCCAGCAGCTTCTTAATCCAATTCCCAATGGATCTTGAGATTAAAATGAAAGCCCTTGTGCTTGGAGCTTGCTTCCTATTG gATTTCATGTTTTTTGAACGTGGTATATCAAGGCGCGAGAACCGGACATAA
- the LOC134499789 gene encoding phospholipid scramblase 2-like isoform X1: MEMQPKETNPTSPPPDYSGPADPLPQAQYGYPQYGSTIPAQANPPPPIIWMPPPPEIPKCPRGLEYFSQLGQISVEQQIELMEMISGFETCNRYEVKNTMGQWIYFAAEENDDYTLNCYGPLRPFTIKLFDSTNQPVIQLSRAFHCSICCCPCICCLQELEVQAPLGNIIGYVKQKWHPCLPKFIIQNEAREDVLRITAPCVPCRFYEDINFEVKTLDGKTTIGNIIKSWTGLAREAATDASIFQIHFPMDLDITMKAVITGACFLMDFMFFERAGNRNRRNTRTGVHGARGFHGAHGIHGAHGIHGAHGIHGAHRHHR, from the exons ATGGAAATGCAAC CAAAGGAAACTAATCCCACGTCACCACCTCCAGACTATTCAGGCCCCGCTGATCCACTTCCACAAGCCCAATATGGATATCCTCAGTATGGATCTACTATTCCAG CTCAAGCAAATCCACCTCCACCTATCATCTGGATGCCGCCACCACCTGAGATCCCCAAGTGCCCTCGTGGATTAGAATATTTCAGCCAG CTTGGTCAGATATCAGTTGAGCAGCAGATTGAACTCATGGAAA TGATAAGCGGCTTTGAAACTTGTAATAGGTATGAAGTAAAAAATACCATGGGGCAGTGGATATACTTTGCAGCTGAAGAGAATGATGACTACACTCTGAACTGTTACGGGCCTTTGAGACCGTTTACCATAAAACTCTTTGACAGTACAAACCAACCAGTCATACAATTGTCAAGGGCTTTCCATTGCTCCATTTGCTGCTGTCCTTGTATCTGCTGCCTGCAAGAG cTTGAAGTACAGGCACCACTAGGCAACATCATAGGATATGTGAAACAGAAGTGGCATCCATGCCTACCAAAATTTATTATCCAAAATGAGGCCAGAGAAGATGTTCTTAGAATTACTGCACCCTGTGTGCCATGCCGATTCTATGAGGATATTAATTTTGAG gtgAAAACCCTAGATGGGAAAACTACCATTGGAAACATAATTAAATCATGGACTGGTTTAGCAAGAGAGGCTGCTACAGATGCAAGCATTTTTCAAATCCACTTTCCAATGGACCTTGATATTACTATGAAAGCAGTCATAACAGGGGCTTGCTTTCTTATG gaTTTCATGTTTTTTGAACGAGCTGGAAACAGGAACAGAAGAAACACTCGTACTGGAGTACATGGTGCTCGTGGGTTTCATGGTGCTCATGGGATACATGGTGCTCATGGGATACATGGTGCTCATGGAATACATGGTGCTCATAGACACCACAGATAA
- the LOC134499789 gene encoding phospholipid scramblase 1-like isoform X2: MDILSMDLLFQLGQISVEQQIELMEMISGFETCNRYEVKNTMGQWIYFAAEENDDYTLNCYGPLRPFTIKLFDSTNQPVIQLSRAFHCSICCCPCICCLQELEVQAPLGNIIGYVKQKWHPCLPKFIIQNEAREDVLRITAPCVPCRFYEDINFEVKTLDGKTTIGNIIKSWTGLAREAATDASIFQIHFPMDLDITMKAVITGACFLMDFMFFERAGNRNRRNTRTGVHGARGFHGAHGIHGAHGIHGAHGIHGAHRHHR; encoded by the exons ATGGATATCCTCAGTATGGATCTACTATTCCAG CTTGGTCAGATATCAGTTGAGCAGCAGATTGAACTCATGGAAA TGATAAGCGGCTTTGAAACTTGTAATAGGTATGAAGTAAAAAATACCATGGGGCAGTGGATATACTTTGCAGCTGAAGAGAATGATGACTACACTCTGAACTGTTACGGGCCTTTGAGACCGTTTACCATAAAACTCTTTGACAGTACAAACCAACCAGTCATACAATTGTCAAGGGCTTTCCATTGCTCCATTTGCTGCTGTCCTTGTATCTGCTGCCTGCAAGAG cTTGAAGTACAGGCACCACTAGGCAACATCATAGGATATGTGAAACAGAAGTGGCATCCATGCCTACCAAAATTTATTATCCAAAATGAGGCCAGAGAAGATGTTCTTAGAATTACTGCACCCTGTGTGCCATGCCGATTCTATGAGGATATTAATTTTGAG gtgAAAACCCTAGATGGGAAAACTACCATTGGAAACATAATTAAATCATGGACTGGTTTAGCAAGAGAGGCTGCTACAGATGCAAGCATTTTTCAAATCCACTTTCCAATGGACCTTGATATTACTATGAAAGCAGTCATAACAGGGGCTTGCTTTCTTATG gaTTTCATGTTTTTTGAACGAGCTGGAAACAGGAACAGAAGAAACACTCGTACTGGAGTACATGGTGCTCGTGGGTTTCATGGTGCTCATGGGATACATGGTGCTCATGGGATACATGGTGCTCATGGAATACATGGTGCTCATAGACACCACAGATAA